The sequence taccattatTGTATGTTAAATTTCATTACCATTTTTGTATGTTATACAATAAGTTTTGACACCAAATATGCAAACATTAATTACTCCTCAAGAAGGACTTGTCACAACCTATGAATACAATGTTCATCATCTGCACATGCTGAAAAAAACATCTAGAAGAAAATATATATGATAAAGAATGATGCAAGACAACTTTTACCAGAATAAAAATGAAACAAATGTAAAATGGCATGGAATATGGAGCTtggttatttattttcttgtgGTTTCTTATCATCCCCTTTCTTGTCTTCCTTTGCTGGCCCAACGGCCAAAATGTCCACTTTCCCCACTTTTTTCAGACTTTTCACTACAGCTACTGCATCCATTTCTCCAACAACCGTCAGCTTCTGGTTTTTTAAATCAGCAGCAATGGAATCCACCCCTAGAGCATGTTTAAGATCAGATACGCTGTTAAAAATCTACCTGTTGGTGCTGAATAATAATCCCAGAATTTAACAGAAAAGGAAGTGTTATTGTGAAGAAATTCGTGGATTT comes from Henckelia pumila isolate YLH828 chromosome 4, ASM3356847v2, whole genome shotgun sequence and encodes:
- the LOC140866127 gene encoding heavy metal-associated isoprenylated plant protein 12-like isoform X3, coding for MAAQVVLRVMTMSDEKTKQKAMEAVADIFGVDSIAADLKNQKLTVVGEMDAVAVVKSLKKVGKVDILAVGPAKEDKKGDDKKPQENK
- the LOC140866127 gene encoding heavy metal-associated isoprenylated plant protein 12-like isoform X2; amino-acid sequence: MAAQKVVLRVMTMSDEKTKQKAMEAVADIFGVDSIAADLKNQKLTVVGEMDAVAVVKSLKKVGKVDILAVGPAKEDKKGDDKKPQENK